In Nakamurella antarctica, the following are encoded in one genomic region:
- a CDS encoding antibiotic biosynthesis monooxygenase family protein has translation MYVSMSRLRVDADRSNELVAAFADRMTLVDSHEGFIDLQVWRSDSDHTEVIMVSRWRDRETFKAYMRSSDHRASHDRLDPSLRSAIKMEKLEHLHSTYDVVSD, from the coding sequence ATGTACGTTTCAATGTCGCGACTTCGCGTTGATGCCGACCGTTCCAACGAGTTGGTTGCTGCTTTCGCCGACCGCATGACCCTGGTGGACTCGCATGAGGGTTTCATCGACTTGCAGGTATGGCGATCAGACAGCGACCACACCGAAGTCATCATGGTCAGCCGATGGCGCGACCGGGAGACCTTTAAGGCCTACATGCGAAGTAGCGACCATCGCGCTTCGCACGACAGGTTAGATCCGTCGCTGCGGTCGGCCATCAAGATGGAGAAATTGGAGCACCTGCACAGCACCTATGACGTGGTTTCTGACTGA
- a CDS encoding sodium:calcium antiporter translates to MLPSLPFWADLLIFIASAAVIWVAGSSLANYTDILSDRLHLGQALGGLILLAVATNLPEIAITYSAASSGHLDVAVSNILGGIAIQTVVLVALDAFGVRERRPLTYQAASLVLVIEGAVVLAVLVVVVMGTQLPENLVFARLSPDVVLIAVVWVAGLLLTQRAAKKLPWTDSGEAPDSQPKPRGHSQKTRAVEATRRGVSTARAVLIFSAAAAATLVAGALAEESGTAAADHIGLSGVLFGATVLAAATSLPELSSGLTSVKQGDYKLAFGDIFGGNAFLPVLFLLAAVVSGQAVLPNAHASDIYLTGLGGLLTIVYMAGLLFRPAKQHARLGIDSIAVLVLYVIGVVGLVALPQ, encoded by the coding sequence TTGCTCCCCAGCCTGCCGTTCTGGGCGGATCTGTTGATCTTCATCGCGAGCGCTGCCGTCATCTGGGTAGCGGGGAGCTCGCTGGCCAACTACACGGACATCTTGTCCGATCGGTTGCATCTGGGACAGGCCCTGGGCGGACTGATACTGCTTGCAGTTGCCACGAATCTTCCAGAAATAGCGATCACTTATAGCGCGGCGTCCAGCGGCCACCTGGACGTTGCAGTCAGCAACATCCTGGGCGGCATCGCCATCCAGACGGTCGTCCTCGTGGCTCTGGACGCCTTCGGTGTGCGAGAAAGACGCCCGCTGACCTACCAAGCCGCGAGCTTGGTGCTGGTGATCGAGGGCGCTGTTGTCCTCGCCGTTCTGGTTGTAGTAGTGATGGGTACTCAATTGCCTGAAAACCTGGTCTTCGCCCGGCTCAGCCCGGATGTCGTCCTTATCGCCGTGGTGTGGGTGGCCGGGTTGCTCCTGACGCAGCGGGCGGCCAAAAAGCTGCCGTGGACAGACAGCGGGGAAGCCCCCGACTCCCAACCGAAACCGCGCGGCCACTCCCAGAAGACCCGCGCTGTCGAAGCCACCCGCCGCGGCGTGAGCACTGCCCGCGCGGTATTGATCTTCTCTGCGGCCGCCGCCGCGACACTGGTGGCCGGCGCACTGGCCGAAGAGAGCGGGACCGCCGCCGCAGACCACATCGGTCTGTCCGGAGTGTTGTTCGGGGCGACGGTCCTGGCCGCAGCAACGTCTCTGCCGGAGCTGTCGTCGGGCCTGACCTCGGTCAAGCAGGGCGATTACAAGCTGGCATTCGGCGACATCTTCGGTGGCAACGCGTTTCTGCCGGTCCTCTTCCTGCTCGCCGCAGTGGTATCGGGCCAGGCGGTCCTACCGAACGCCCACGCCTCCGACATCTATCTCACTGGCCTGGGCGGCCTGTTGACAATCGTCTATATGGCCGGTTTGTTGTTCCGACCCGCCAAGCAGCACGCCCGCCTGGGTATCGACAGCATCGCGGTGCTCGTCTTGTACGTCATCGGAGTTGTCGGCCTGGTAGCTCTGCCGCAGTAG
- a CDS encoding DUF2510 domain-containing protein has protein sequence MSSMRIVGSSPNTVLGLIPLGSDDFQVPLNNVANVGVNSRWSIFRALFGIIFMVAGLQIGDAGLILALLGLSMLLNSASAALTIDNNGGGRSTVTVSFLEKKKLEKFRETVNQRLFNDHQLGRHEDVMKIQHSQLMMQTMQLEAQLRAAPQSGSYVPAGLSHQSPQANPSNQVFQGADAETSPPVPSAQSGMWAKDPAERYEMRYFDGSKWTHHVSTNGSTSIDPL, from the coding sequence GTGTCAAGTATGCGCATTGTCGGTAGCTCACCGAACACGGTACTTGGACTAATTCCATTGGGGTCCGACGACTTTCAAGTGCCTCTAAATAACGTGGCTAATGTTGGCGTCAACTCGCGATGGAGTATTTTTCGAGCACTGTTTGGAATTATTTTCATGGTAGCAGGACTGCAGATCGGCGATGCGGGATTAATCCTTGCTCTCTTAGGCTTGAGTATGCTGCTAAATTCGGCAAGCGCTGCTTTGACTATTGATAATAATGGTGGTGGTAGGTCGACTGTCACAGTTTCGTTTCTGGAAAAGAAAAAGTTAGAGAAGTTTCGCGAAACGGTCAATCAGCGACTATTCAACGACCACCAGCTGGGGCGTCACGAGGACGTCATGAAAATTCAGCACAGTCAGCTCATGATGCAAACCATGCAACTCGAGGCTCAACTGCGTGCTGCTCCGCAGTCGGGGAGCTATGTCCCGGCAGGTTTGAGCCATCAGTCGCCTCAAGCTAATCCGAGTAACCAAGTGTTCCAAGGAGCCGACGCAGAAACCTCACCGCCCGTTCCATCTGCGCAGTCGGGAATGTGGGCCAAAGACCCCGCCGAACGATACGAAATGCGTTATTTTGATGGTTCGAAGTGGACTCATCACGTATCGACCAATGGCAGTACTAGTATCGACCCACTATAG
- a CDS encoding DUF2510 domain-containing protein — MAAPAASSGVWQPGWYPDSENSGYQRYFDGSQWTEHRSPVQ; from the coding sequence ATGGCAGCGCCGGCGGCATCGTCAGGGGTGTGGCAACCGGGTTGGTATCCCGATAGTGAAAATTCCGGCTATCAAAGATATTTCGATGGTTCACAATGGACTGAGCACCGATCTCCCGTTCAGTAA
- a CDS encoding GNAT family N-acetyltransferase: protein MPAKTTYLQQTDSLALKFSKAPQKPVRIERVICMTPEFGAYLYTAVGGAWQWTERQSWTDDKWRDWYGMPGSETWVAYADGAPTGFLELAPQPCDGGTLVEIANFGLVPGFIGQGIGGHLLSVGIHKAWSFRRRWPEFPAVQRVWLHTSTDDSPVALPNFEARGFQIYHTEEPGRGR from the coding sequence ATGCCGGCGAAGACGACGTACCTTCAACAGACGGATTCGCTCGCCCTGAAGTTTTCCAAAGCTCCGCAGAAACCGGTGCGCATCGAGCGCGTCATTTGTATGACACCCGAGTTCGGGGCCTACCTCTACACCGCCGTGGGTGGTGCGTGGCAGTGGACAGAGCGGCAAAGCTGGACCGACGATAAGTGGCGCGATTGGTATGGCATGCCCGGGTCCGAGACATGGGTCGCCTACGCCGACGGTGCCCCGACCGGATTCCTGGAGTTGGCGCCGCAGCCCTGCGACGGCGGCACACTCGTAGAGATCGCCAACTTCGGTCTGGTGCCAGGGTTTATCGGCCAAGGAATCGGCGGACATCTACTGTCAGTGGGAATCCACAAAGCGTGGTCATTTCGCCGCCGCTGGCCCGAATTCCCTGCGGTGCAACGGGTGTGGCTGCACACCAGCACTGACGACAGCCCCGTCGCGCTGCCAAACTTCGAGGCCCGCGGGTTTCAGATCTACCACACCGAAGAACCGGGGCGCGGCCGCTAA
- a CDS encoding DUF1490 family protein, with translation MVIAFIAKRAIGAALTGAVGLALVEAAKGANVGAIAKQAAVGVTEAGLRGYKFAEAGVEKVWATATDVFHEAKQNTDDAGTAGAPEDRAGAAAGDQPVVIPVVVAGPDVVAGPDVVAGPASTREDNANEN, from the coding sequence ATGGTTATTGCATTCATCGCGAAGAGAGCTATCGGGGCAGCGCTCACGGGCGCCGTCGGTCTTGCTCTTGTCGAAGCTGCCAAGGGCGCGAATGTGGGCGCGATCGCCAAGCAAGCCGCGGTGGGCGTCACAGAGGCAGGGCTGCGGGGCTACAAGTTCGCCGAGGCCGGGGTCGAGAAGGTATGGGCCACAGCGACGGACGTGTTCCACGAGGCGAAGCAGAACACTGATGACGCCGGGACAGCAGGTGCACCCGAAGACCGTGCTGGTGCGGCCGCCGGCGATCAGCCAGTCGTCATTCCCGTCGTTGTTGCTGGGCCGGATGTTGTTGCTGGGCCGGATGTTGTTGCTGGGCCGGCGTCTACTCGCGAAGATAACGCCAACGAGAACTGA
- a CDS encoding ABC transporter ATP-binding protein, translated as MSAESALAGGPRSKDTGPPAVRLSGVHKHFGQVHAVRGIDLEVPSGQIVAVLGPNGAGKTTTIDMILGLSQPSQGEISVYGMEPQQAIAKGLVSAVMQTGGLLKDLTVAETARYMASLFTHSRPVAEVLERAGIEGIGDRKVGKCSGGEQQRLRFALALLSDPELLILDEPTTGMDVEGRRDFWAAIRQDAAQGRTVLFATHYLEEADAYAERIVLVRHGEVVADGTAAQIKALASGRIVRATLPAADADKLRAIPGVERVEINANTVLVHSSDSDAVARYLLNNTPARDVEITAQGLEEAFIALTGDAGADRGDREVQPKVAS; from the coding sequence ATGAGCGCAGAATCAGCACTTGCCGGTGGCCCGCGATCGAAAGACACCGGGCCACCTGCTGTCCGATTGTCCGGCGTGCACAAGCACTTTGGCCAAGTCCACGCGGTCCGTGGCATCGATCTCGAGGTCCCCTCCGGTCAGATCGTGGCAGTTCTAGGCCCGAACGGGGCGGGAAAGACGACGACGATCGACATGATCCTGGGTTTGTCGCAGCCGAGCCAAGGCGAGATTTCGGTCTACGGTATGGAACCGCAGCAAGCCATCGCCAAAGGGCTGGTATCTGCTGTGATGCAGACCGGGGGACTGCTGAAAGATCTCACGGTCGCCGAGACCGCCCGCTACATGGCGAGCCTGTTTACCCACTCCAGGCCGGTAGCAGAGGTGCTCGAACGGGCCGGCATCGAGGGGATCGGCGACCGGAAGGTAGGCAAGTGCTCCGGGGGTGAACAGCAGCGGTTGCGGTTTGCGCTGGCGCTGCTGTCCGATCCGGAGTTGTTGATCCTGGACGAGCCCACCACGGGGATGGATGTGGAGGGCCGCCGCGATTTCTGGGCCGCCATCCGGCAGGACGCCGCGCAGGGCCGCACCGTCTTATTCGCGACCCACTACTTGGAGGAAGCGGACGCCTACGCCGAACGCATTGTGTTGGTGCGTCATGGGGAGGTAGTCGCCGACGGCACCGCCGCGCAGATCAAAGCACTGGCATCCGGCCGGATCGTCCGGGCGACACTGCCGGCAGCTGACGCCGACAAACTCCGCGCGATCCCCGGCGTGGAGCGGGTGGAGATCAACGCGAATACCGTGCTGGTCCACTCGAGCGACTCCGACGCGGTGGCCCGCTACCTGTTGAACAACACCCCGGCGCGCGATGTAGAGATCACCGCGCAGGGTCTGGAGGAGGCATTTATCGCGCTCACCGGCGATGCCGGGGCGGACCGTGGTGACCGGGAAGTTCAGCCGAAGGTGGCCTCATGA
- a CDS encoding ABC transporter permease has translation MTRDDALSPTIAARRPPGMGGFNLTVLGLEVRRLLRNPRTLIFSMVLPVVFFLIFGLNSDYASLSSGKGNVSAFVMISMALYGAVLATTSGGTMVSIERAAGWSRSLRLTPLSPAAYVVIKMLTALVLGAGSVIAVYAVGAITRTPSMPLYLWVLTGLAVWAGSLVFAAFGLFMGYLLPTENVMQILSFALVLFAFGGGLFIPLSQMSQTFQDIASYTPLYGLNELVHAPLVGEAPSLGAVVNVLAWLAIFTGGAVWRFRRDTVRV, from the coding sequence ATGACCAGAGATGACGCTTTGTCGCCCACGATCGCCGCCCGGCGCCCGCCAGGGATGGGTGGGTTCAACTTGACCGTTCTCGGCCTGGAGGTGCGGAGGCTCCTGCGCAACCCGCGGACGCTGATCTTCTCGATGGTGCTGCCCGTGGTCTTCTTCTTGATTTTCGGGCTGAACAGCGACTACGCGAGTCTGAGCAGCGGCAAAGGCAACGTCTCGGCGTTCGTCATGATCAGCATGGCGCTGTACGGCGCGGTGTTGGCGACGACCAGCGGTGGGACCATGGTGTCGATCGAGCGAGCAGCGGGCTGGAGCAGATCCCTTCGACTCACGCCGCTTTCGCCGGCGGCGTATGTGGTGATCAAGATGCTGACAGCGTTGGTGCTCGGCGCCGGTTCGGTGATTGCCGTGTACGCGGTGGGCGCGATCACCAGGACGCCTTCGATGCCCTTGTACCTCTGGGTGCTCACGGGCCTCGCCGTGTGGGCGGGCTCGCTGGTGTTCGCGGCATTCGGACTGTTTATGGGATACCTGCTGCCGACCGAGAACGTCATGCAAATCCTGTCGTTCGCGTTGGTGCTGTTCGCCTTTGGCGGCGGACTGTTCATCCCGTTGAGCCAGATGAGCCAGACCTTCCAAGACATCGCCAGCTACACGCCGCTCTACGGGCTCAACGAGTTGGTGCACGCGCCGCTGGTTGGCGAGGCTCCGAGCTTGGGCGCCGTCGTCAACGTGCTGGCCTGGCTGGCGATCTTCACGGGCGGAGCAGTCTGGCGGTTCCGGCGCGACACGGTTCGGGTGTAG
- a CDS encoding flavin-containing monooxygenase, whose translation MNTSSPSNANARVAAEPPAHKVGKRAIRVAIIGGGFGGIAAAVKLKQSGQEDFVIFERSAGIGGTWWDNRYPGAETDAASHMYCYSFARYDWSRTHVGHSELRDYMEHVVDRFGLRPHFSLKQSIESVVWNEQRQHYVVTTHAGEVHQFEAVISAVGMFSAPRLPDLPGLDDFAGVAVHTATWDDNLTFPGKRVAVMGTGSSATQVVSTLAGHADQVYVFQRQPGWLLPKGDRDLTDLERRIYRLPAFWRLNRLRLYFRQERREFRGAFFRPGTPANKRAHATALATIDEVFATRPDLKELVTPNYPFGGKRAVLSSAFYQSLLRDDVDLVPFPVVSCTKTGVVDSTGEERPVDVLVMATGFQAASYLNGLKVEGRGGIDLHEFWDGEPSAFLGITVPGFPNFFILYGPNTNGGFIIPNLERQAAFAAKEIARLRKPGVREIEVSASVTRRYNEWLQKKMIGTAFTATDNYFQSASGKVVTQWPRTATLYAFLTVVLRRFSTRKKGAAA comes from the coding sequence GTGAACACCTCTTCACCCTCGAATGCCAATGCTCGCGTTGCCGCAGAGCCACCCGCCCATAAAGTCGGCAAACGCGCGATCCGAGTCGCCATCATCGGGGGTGGTTTTGGCGGGATTGCTGCCGCGGTGAAACTGAAGCAAAGCGGCCAGGAAGATTTCGTCATCTTCGAACGGTCCGCTGGTATCGGTGGCACCTGGTGGGATAACCGGTATCCGGGCGCCGAGACCGACGCGGCCTCGCACATGTATTGCTACTCCTTCGCGCGGTACGACTGGTCCCGCACCCACGTCGGCCACTCCGAATTGCGCGATTACATGGAGCACGTGGTCGACCGCTTCGGGCTGCGTCCGCACTTCTCGCTCAAGCAGAGCATCGAGTCCGTGGTGTGGAACGAGCAGCGGCAGCACTATGTGGTCACCACGCACGCCGGGGAGGTTCACCAGTTCGAGGCCGTGATCAGCGCCGTGGGGATGTTCAGTGCGCCGCGTCTGCCCGACCTGCCCGGCCTTGACGACTTCGCCGGCGTCGCGGTGCACACCGCTACGTGGGACGACAATTTGACCTTCCCCGGCAAGCGAGTCGCCGTGATGGGCACCGGTTCGAGCGCCACCCAGGTCGTTTCTACGCTGGCTGGCCACGCCGACCAGGTGTACGTCTTCCAGCGTCAACCGGGGTGGCTGCTGCCCAAGGGCGACCGCGACCTCACGGATCTGGAGCGGCGCATCTACCGGTTGCCAGCCTTCTGGCGCCTCAACCGTCTCCGCCTGTACTTCCGTCAGGAGCGGCGTGAGTTCCGCGGAGCCTTCTTCCGGCCCGGCACGCCGGCGAACAAGCGCGCTCACGCCACCGCGTTGGCGACGATTGACGAAGTGTTTGCCACCCGCCCCGACCTCAAGGAGCTGGTAACCCCGAACTACCCATTCGGCGGCAAGCGAGCCGTGTTGAGCAGCGCGTTCTATCAAAGCCTGCTGCGCGATGACGTGGACCTGGTCCCGTTCCCCGTGGTGAGCTGCACCAAAACCGGTGTCGTCGACTCCACGGGCGAAGAGCGCCCCGTGGACGTCCTCGTAATGGCCACCGGCTTCCAGGCCGCCAGCTACCTCAACGGTCTCAAAGTCGAAGGCCGCGGCGGCATCGACCTGCACGAATTCTGGGACGGGGAGCCGTCGGCATTCCTCGGCATCACCGTGCCCGGGTTCCCCAACTTCTTCATATTGTACGGGCCAAACACCAACGGCGGCTTCATCATTCCCAACCTGGAACGTCAGGCGGCCTTCGCGGCCAAGGAGATCGCTCGGCTGCGCAAGCCGGGAGTTCGGGAAATTGAAGTCAGTGCCAGCGTGACGCGCCGCTACAACGAGTGGTTGCAGAAAAAGATGATTGGCACCGCTTTCACCGCCACCGACAACTACTTCCAGTCTGCATCGGGGAAGGTTGTCACCCAGTGGCCGCGGACCGCGACGCTGTACGCGTTCCTCACGGTGGTGTTGCGCCGCTTCAGCACTCGCAAGAAGGGTGCTGCGGCTTAG
- a CDS encoding YoaK family protein, whose product MSRPASARGAASQGAASQGAASQGAASQGARPGRLSAAQTHEDSTRWVRQLLIVLLAVNSGAIDAIGFIALGGAFSSVMTGNMVLIGISAAEANGALAITVLLSLVCFMCGCAAGARIVGKPKPTDSIWPTEIRRVLAVELALVVAVLIVWLISGPDRSNGVKLAMLGANALALGLQSSGMQKFGVSGLSTTYLTGTLTTVVSRLVLREPVREVGHSITILLGLIVGAGTGALLAFHANSFAALLPVVMVAAATITPLLIWKGKS is encoded by the coding sequence GTGAGCCGGCCTGCCTCGGCGCGGGGCGCGGCATCCCAAGGCGCGGCATCCCAAGGCGCGGCATCCCAGGGCGCGGCATCCCAAGGCGCTAGGCCCGGCCGGCTGTCCGCTGCGCAGACCCACGAGGACAGCACGCGCTGGGTGCGTCAGCTGCTGATCGTCCTACTGGCGGTGAACAGCGGCGCCATCGACGCCATCGGCTTCATCGCCCTCGGCGGCGCTTTCAGCAGCGTCATGACGGGCAACATGGTGTTGATCGGTATTTCCGCCGCTGAAGCCAACGGCGCGCTGGCGATTACCGTCCTGTTGTCCCTGGTGTGCTTCATGTGTGGATGCGCCGCCGGGGCCCGCATCGTGGGTAAGCCGAAGCCCACCGACAGCATCTGGCCGACGGAAATCCGGCGCGTCTTGGCCGTGGAACTCGCGCTGGTGGTCGCTGTCCTTATCGTCTGGTTGATCAGCGGCCCCGACCGGTCGAACGGGGTGAAACTGGCCATGCTGGGCGCGAACGCGCTGGCGTTGGGCTTGCAGAGCAGTGGGATGCAGAAGTTCGGCGTTTCGGGCCTTTCCACTACTTATTTGACCGGAACTCTCACAACCGTGGTTTCCCGGTTGGTGTTGCGGGAGCCGGTCCGCGAAGTCGGTCACAGCATCACCATTCTGCTTGGTTTGATCGTCGGAGCCGGGACCGGAGCGCTACTCGCGTTCCACGCCAACTCCTTCGCAGCACTGCTTCCCGTCGTTATGGTCGCCGCGGCGACAATCACGCCGCTTCTGATCTGGAAAGGCAAGTCGTGA
- a CDS encoding SDR family NAD(P)-dependent oxidoreductase: MSAPSANLLAGRIAVITGAASGIGLAIANRYAEQSASLALIDLNQDRTTAAAESISRRTGARTIGIAADVSDEKSMQRALALVQETLGTSDIVVPNAGILVLKDALDITVEEFDRVLRINLTGSFLTAKVFGQAMVQANRPGSIIFTSSLFGKRGGRGNGAYSASKFGLIGLAQSMAAELAPAGIRVNVVCPGQIDSDMLSQLFDDRARDNSTTPEHERDIFTSRIPVGRLGSPGDVADTFLYLASDLSAYVTGQDITVDGGWSVG, translated from the coding sequence ATGAGCGCCCCTTCGGCAAACCTATTGGCCGGTCGCATCGCCGTCATCACCGGAGCGGCCTCCGGAATCGGGCTCGCCATCGCGAACCGGTATGCAGAACAGAGCGCCTCCCTCGCTCTGATCGACCTGAATCAGGACCGGACAACCGCTGCAGCAGAGAGCATCTCGCGGCGCACGGGCGCACGCACCATCGGGATTGCAGCGGATGTTTCGGACGAGAAAAGCATGCAGCGAGCCTTGGCCCTCGTGCAGGAAACCTTGGGGACATCCGACATCGTGGTCCCCAACGCGGGCATCCTGGTGTTAAAGGACGCCCTCGACATCACGGTTGAAGAGTTCGACAGGGTTTTGCGGATCAACCTGACCGGGTCGTTCCTCACGGCCAAAGTTTTCGGCCAGGCGATGGTCCAAGCGAACCGCCCGGGCAGCATCATCTTCACGTCATCGCTGTTTGGCAAGAGGGGCGGCCGCGGCAACGGCGCCTATTCGGCCTCGAAGTTCGGCCTGATCGGATTGGCGCAGAGCATGGCCGCCGAGCTGGCGCCCGCAGGTATCCGGGTCAACGTGGTGTGCCCCGGCCAGATCGACTCCGACATGCTCAGCCAACTATTTGACGATCGGGCACGCGACAACTCGACCACCCCCGAGCATGAGCGCGACATCTTCACGAGCCGCATCCCAGTGGGCCGGCTCGGAAGCCCGGGCGACGTGGCCGATACGTTCCTGTATCTGGCAAGCGACCTCAGCGCCTACGTCACCGGCCAAGACATCACCGTTGACGGCGGCTGGAGTGTGGGGTGA
- a CDS encoding diaminopropionate ammonia-lyase: MSQATHSSQVFHNPAAVPVVPLAGFSPESRRPMTTHQTLPGYEATPLHDCPSIASRLGVARVWVKDESSRMELPSFKILGASWATLESIRTHWLDPESETLDVAQLRSLLASRPGLGLAAATDGNHGRGVARMARLLGLTCKILVPEGTAAARISAIASEGAEVEVVAGTYDDAVAAAALLAGDNTLVVSDTSWPGYEATPRAVVDGYSTMFFEVDDELARQGEQDPNFIALQAGVGAFAAAGLRHYRSERGDAEFVRTAIVEPQSANCLMASAEAGAMTMVPGPHLSTMAGLNCGLPSELVWPIIAAGSDTFVGVSDDEASEAMRLFADIGIESGESGAASLAGLLALSRDPAAAAAAGLTGESRVLLINTEGATDPENYAAVLAAGTAS; the protein is encoded by the coding sequence ATGTCTCAAGCAACTCACTCTTCGCAGGTGTTCCACAATCCCGCAGCTGTCCCCGTCGTACCGTTGGCCGGCTTCTCACCGGAGTCGCGACGCCCGATGACGACTCACCAAACCCTCCCCGGGTATGAAGCCACCCCGCTGCACGATTGCCCCAGCATCGCCTCCCGGCTCGGCGTCGCGCGTGTGTGGGTCAAGGACGAGTCCAGCCGCATGGAATTGCCGTCATTCAAGATCCTCGGAGCCTCTTGGGCCACACTCGAATCGATCCGCACCCACTGGCTCGACCCCGAATCTGAGACACTCGACGTCGCGCAACTGCGATCCCTGCTCGCGTCACGGCCCGGATTGGGATTGGCTGCGGCCACCGACGGAAACCACGGACGCGGAGTCGCCCGGATGGCCCGCCTTCTCGGCTTGACGTGCAAGATCCTGGTGCCGGAAGGAACCGCCGCCGCCCGCATCAGCGCGATCGCCAGCGAAGGAGCTGAGGTCGAAGTGGTCGCAGGCACCTATGACGACGCCGTCGCAGCCGCCGCCTTACTTGCCGGCGATAACACGCTGGTCGTCTCGGACACCTCGTGGCCCGGTTACGAGGCCACCCCCCGTGCCGTGGTCGACGGGTACTCCACGATGTTCTTTGAGGTGGATGACGAGCTGGCCCGTCAGGGCGAGCAAGACCCGAACTTCATCGCCTTGCAAGCAGGGGTCGGCGCCTTCGCCGCCGCGGGCCTGCGCCACTACCGTTCCGAGCGCGGCGATGCCGAATTCGTTCGCACCGCAATTGTGGAACCCCAGTCGGCCAATTGCCTGATGGCATCCGCGGAAGCTGGCGCAATGACGATGGTCCCCGGCCCGCACCTGTCGACCATGGCGGGGCTCAACTGCGGGCTGCCGTCCGAGCTGGTCTGGCCGATTATCGCGGCCGGTTCCGACACCTTCGTCGGCGTCAGCGACGACGAAGCCAGCGAGGCCATGCGGCTGTTCGCCGATATCGGCATCGAGTCCGGGGAATCGGGCGCCGCGTCACTGGCTGGCCTGCTGGCGTTGTCCCGCGATCCGGCCGCCGCCGCTGCCGCTGGATTGACGGGCGAGAGCCGCGTGCTGTTGATCAACACCGAAGGCGCTACCGACCCCGAGAACTACGCCGCCGTCTTGGCCGCCGGTACCGCGTCATGA
- a CDS encoding SDR family NAD(P)-dependent oxidoreductase — MSTVLVAGGATGIGAAAVRAFRERGDRVLLADLNEPHGSALVAEAGNGAAKFFQCDFADPAAVHDAVEATASFGGGIDVVFYNAGILQASPLAEWTPAQWNKSLAVNLTAPFFLVQAAAPYLRTSDHGRVILTSSTGAFRGHAGMPAYHATKAGLLGLVRSLADELGPDGITVNALCPGWIDTAFNDAFWGHQADPAAALSALTAQIPLGRQAEAADVTGLLLFLASPGSAYITGQPLVIDGGYTAV; from the coding sequence GTGAGCACCGTTTTGGTCGCTGGCGGCGCCACCGGCATTGGCGCCGCCGCAGTACGGGCATTCCGCGAGCGCGGAGACCGCGTGCTCCTGGCCGATCTCAATGAACCCCACGGTTCTGCCCTGGTAGCCGAAGCAGGCAACGGCGCCGCAAAGTTTTTCCAATGCGACTTCGCAGATCCAGCTGCAGTGCACGACGCGGTCGAGGCGACAGCCAGCTTCGGCGGCGGCATAGACGTGGTCTTCTACAACGCGGGGATCCTGCAGGCATCCCCGCTCGCGGAATGGACCCCGGCTCAGTGGAATAAGTCGCTGGCGGTAAACCTGACGGCACCCTTCTTCTTGGTGCAGGCCGCCGCACCGTATTTGCGCACCTCAGATCACGGCCGGGTGATCCTGACCTCGTCGACCGGCGCCTTCCGCGGGCACGCCGGAATGCCCGCCTATCACGCCACCAAAGCCGGGTTGTTGGGGTTGGTGCGCTCACTCGCCGACGAGCTGGGCCCCGATGGCATCACGGTCAATGCGCTATGTCCCGGGTGGATCGACACCGCATTCAACGACGCTTTCTGGGGGCATCAGGCAGACCCGGCAGCGGCACTGTCAGCATTGACGGCACAGATCCCGCTTGGGCGCCAGGCCGAGGCGGCAGATGTCACAGGCTTGTTGTTGTTCTTAGCTTCCCCCGGTTCGGCATATATCACCGGTCAACCCTTGGTCATCGACGGCGGCTACACCGCGGTCTGA
- a CDS encoding GlcG/HbpS family heme-binding protein, with amino-acid sequence MEFIVGPDMSLAVAEALLDGVKKEATSAGCALSVVVVDRGGQHVATCRMDGAQLGATSIASDKAYTAVAFGHPTAKWAESSAPAGADWGMAGSLEGRCIVFPGGVPVFHGSDLIGAVGVSGAASSVDQACAENAVTSLGLATARA; translated from the coding sequence ATGGAATTTATCGTGGGGCCGGATATGTCCCTAGCCGTGGCGGAGGCGTTGCTCGATGGCGTCAAGAAGGAAGCGACATCGGCGGGGTGCGCGCTATCCGTAGTGGTGGTTGACCGCGGTGGCCAACATGTGGCCACTTGCCGGATGGACGGCGCCCAGTTGGGCGCCACGTCCATTGCCTCCGACAAGGCTTACACCGCAGTTGCATTCGGCCACCCCACCGCCAAGTGGGCGGAATCCTCCGCGCCGGCTGGCGCCGATTGGGGCATGGCCGGCTCGCTCGAAGGCCGCTGCATTGTCTTCCCCGGCGGAGTTCCCGTCTTCCACGGAAGCGACCTCATCGGCGCCGTCGGTGTCAGCGGCGCCGCATCATCGGTTGACCAAGCCTGCGCCGAGAATGCCGTGACATCACTCGGTTTGGCCACGGCGCGAGCGTGA